One genomic region from Amphiprion ocellaris isolate individual 3 ecotype Okinawa chromosome 20, ASM2253959v1, whole genome shotgun sequence encodes:
- the LOC129347772 gene encoding uncharacterized protein LOC129347772, with translation MIITDMRPLSMVEDEGFTAMIRTFHPGYTLPSRTHFTKLMGKIYEETFKEVKTAINTNSSKLALTADIWTSVANEAYLGVTCHYITEDWDMQSVCLTTMPLQDRHTASNIAEWLEELTYDKWVKNLSDRELTPAERGVLAKGLNFAVTPDELPVVDLVTATESAIRNNRLSETEAEQIRLKVSAALSSAKLPPSNISAQEKRALTTLQKDPNITILPADKGRCTVILNTADYHSKVSSLLCDSATYETLKRDPTNTYKLKVVNCLQKLEKSQIIDRALYYKLYPGDAIPCIYGLPKIHKEGAPLRPIVSSINSVTYNIAKYLATILSPLVGDTPHHIRNSMDFTNKVRKISLDPEETMVSYDVTSLFTCIPTGDAIQTVKRKLLLDNSLSERTNLSPEQVCDLLNLCLSTTYFQYNNGFYRQKHGCAMGSPVSPIVANLYMEEMEIVALRTFSGHSPRHWFRYVDDTWVTIRKGEVEPFTEHLNSVDKNIKFTREDVQDNCLAFLDCVVRIETNGELNIEVYRKPTHTDQYLLFDSHHPLEHKLGVIRTLKHRAQNIPSEADGKRREHKHIHSALQTCGYPNWAFIKTAKKRREDKKDEDHKKRNNIVIPYVAGISEKLRRIFNTHQIPVHFKPSNTLRQKLVHPKDKIPREKQSNVVYAVQCNEECSDLYIGETKQPLHKRMAQHRRATTTGQDSAVHLHLKEKGHSFDDHKVRILAREDRWFERGVKEAIHVKLERPSLNRGGGLRHHLSPTYNAVLRALPRRCSHLSHLQSGDPQPPS, from the exons atgatcATCACAGACATGAGACCACTGTCAATGGTTGAGGACGAAGGCTTCACGGCAATGATCCGCACCTTTCATCCAGGTTACACTCTTCCCTCAAGGACACATTTTACAAAGCTCATGGGGAAAATATATGAAGAGACTTTCAAGGAAGTGAAGACCGCAattaacacaaacagcagcaaacttGCTCTCACTGCTGATATATGGACAAGTGTTGCCAATGAAGCGTACCTTGGGGTCACCTGCCACTACATCACAGAGGACTGGGACATGCAGTCAGTCTGCCTCACCACCATGCCACTGCAGGATAGACATACTGCATCTAACATTGCAGAGTGGTTGGAGGAG CTCACCTATGACAAATGGGTTAAGAATTTGTCAGACAGAGAGCTCACTCCAGCCGAGCGGGGGGTCCTTGCCAAAGGACTGAACTTTGCAGTCACACCAGATGAGTTACCGGTGGTGGACTTGGTGACGGCCACAGAATCGGCCATTAGGAACAATAGGTTGTCAGAGACAGAGGCGGAACAGATCAGGCTTAAGGTGTCGGCAGCACTCTCCAGCGCCAAGTTACCCCCGTCCAACATCTCCGCACAGGAGAAACGGGCACTGACAACTCTGCAGAAGGATCCCAACATCACAATCCTACCTGCAGATAAGGGGAGATGTACTGTTATCCTTAACACAGCTGACTATCACTCAAAGGTCAGCAGCCTCCTATGTGACTCAGCAACTTATGAGACCCTAAAACGAGACCCCACCAACACCTACAAACTCAAAGTGGTTAACTGCCtgcaaaaactggagaaaagtCAGATCATCGACCGGGCCCTGTACTACAAACTCTATCCAGGCGATGCTATCCCTTGCATATACGGGctgccaaaaattcacaaagaggGCGCCCCTCTGAGACCAATTGTAAGCAGCATCAACTCTGTGACATACAACATTGCTAAGTATCTTGCCACCATCCTTTCCCCATTGGTGGGGGACACCCCCCACCACATAAGGAACTCGATGGACTTTAcaaacaaggtcagaaaaatcagcttagaccctgaggaaactatggtttcatatgacgtgacttcgctttttacttgcattcccactggagatgcaatacagacagtaaagagaaaactgctgcttgacaactctctgtctgagaggaccaacctctcccccgaacaggtgtgtgacctccttaacctttgcctcagcaccacttatttccagtacaacaatggtttctacaggcaaaaacacggctgtgccatgggatctcctgtatcccccattgtagctaacctgtacatggaagaaatggagattgtggcactgagaacattcagtggccactccccgaggcactggttcagatatgtggatgacacatgggtcaccatcaggaagggtgaggtcgaacctttcacagaacacctcaactcggtggataaaaacatcaagttcacaagagaggatgtccaagacaactgtctggcgtttctagattgcgtggtacgcattgaaaccaatggggaactcaacattgaggtctacagaaaacccactcacacagaccagtacctcctgtttgattcacaccacccactagaacacaagttgggggtgatccgtaccttaaagcacagagcacagaacatcccatcagaagcggatggaaaaagaagggaacacaaacatattcactctgctcttcaaacttgtggctatccaaactgggcttttatcaaaacagcaaaaaagcgcagggaggataagaaagacgaggaccacaaaaagagaaacaacattgtcatcccctatgtggcaggaatttcagagaaactcaggaggatctttaacacccaccagatcccagtacacttcaagcccagcaacactctgaggcaaaagctggtccatcccaaggacaaaattccaagggagaaacagagcaatgtggtgtacgcagtgcagtgcaatgaggaatgctctgacctgtacattggagagactaagcagccattacacaagcgcatggcacaacacaggagggccacgaccacaggccaggactcagcagtccacctccacctcaaggagaaggggcactcctttgatgaccacaaggtgcgcattctagccagagaggacagatggtttgagagaggggtaaaagaagccattcatgtcaaactagaacggccatctttgaacagaggagggggcctcagacaccacttgtctcccacttacaacgccgttcttagagccctcccaaggaggtgcagccatctgtcccacttgcagtcaggtgacccccaaccaccctcctag